A genomic window from Agrobacterium tumefaciens includes:
- a CDS encoding ABC transporter ATP-binding protein produces the protein MAPVTLRSVKKSYGALATIHGVDIDIADGEFVVLVGPSGCGKSTLLRMIAGLETVTSGDISISSRVVNEIEPKDRDIAMVFQNYALYPHMSVARNMAFSLEHRGGSKAEITERVNWAAEILGLTPLLERFPRQLSGGQRQRVAMGRAIVRNPQVFLFDEPLSNLDAKLRVVMRGEIKGLHQRLGVTTVYVTHDQVEAMTMADKIVVMNAGRVEQCGAPLELYDRPANPFVAGFIGSPAMNFIKGQLTAAGFEADGVVLPLPPGPATGEAIYGIRPEHFELVNHGLTATVLLVEPMGSETQVTMMIGHHQVIGVFRERVQAQPGATIQVQPDLASIHLFDARTSQRLN, from the coding sequence ATGGCACCCGTTACCCTTAGATCCGTCAAGAAAAGCTATGGCGCACTCGCCACCATCCATGGTGTCGATATCGATATTGCCGATGGCGAATTCGTTGTCCTCGTCGGCCCTTCGGGCTGTGGCAAATCCACCCTGCTGCGGATGATCGCAGGCCTTGAAACCGTGACCAGCGGCGATATCTCGATCAGCAGCCGTGTCGTCAACGAAATCGAACCAAAGGACCGCGACATCGCCATGGTCTTCCAGAACTACGCGCTTTATCCGCACATGAGCGTGGCCAGGAACATGGCATTTTCGCTCGAGCATCGCGGCGGCAGCAAGGCCGAGATCACTGAGCGGGTGAACTGGGCAGCGGAGATACTGGGGCTGACACCATTGCTCGAACGGTTCCCCCGCCAGCTTTCCGGCGGGCAACGGCAGCGTGTCGCCATGGGCCGCGCAATCGTCCGCAATCCTCAGGTTTTTCTGTTCGACGAACCGCTCAGCAATCTCGATGCCAAGCTACGCGTGGTGATGCGCGGTGAAATCAAAGGGTTGCACCAGCGTCTGGGGGTCACGACCGTTTATGTCACGCATGATCAGGTGGAAGCCATGACCATGGCCGACAAGATCGTGGTGATGAATGCCGGACGGGTCGAGCAATGCGGGGCGCCGCTTGAGCTTTATGACCGGCCCGCCAATCCCTTCGTCGCCGGCTTCATCGGGTCCCCGGCGATGAATTTCATCAAGGGACAACTTACCGCCGCTGGCTTCGAGGCTGACGGCGTCGTTTTGCCCCTCCCCCCCGGCCCCGCCACAGGCGAAGCGATATACGGCATCCGCCCGGAACATTTCGAACTGGTCAACCATGGCCTCACCGCAACGGTTTTGCTGGTGGAGCCAATGGGTTCGGAAACGCAGGTGACGATGATGATCGGCCACCACCAGGTCATCGGTGTTTTCCGCGAACGTGTGCAGGCGCAGCCGGGCGCGACCATTCAGGTTCAGCCGGATCTGGCGTCGATCCATTTGTTCGATGCCAGGACCAGTCAACGCCTCAACTAG
- a CDS encoding carbohydrate ABC transporter permease: MKTELSPRAQALIYFILCVLLVPFVFPTWWMVTSSVKPVSQIFAFPPDIWPRAFDFSSYSDVFRIQPFALQYWNSAYIAAIVTIGTMAVASMAGYAFARIRFPFANAIFMVVLVGLLIPSEVTLVPLFRMFLKWGMVNTHWPLILVPIFGAPAVFATFIMRQFFISLPVELEEAARVDGLGRFKIFWTIALPLSRPALAAVAIFTFLGSWNLYLEPIVFLSSPDRFTLPQALTQFTDAYGGPMWNIQLAAATMTAIPVLIVFIVAQKQFVEGLAHTGLKG; encoded by the coding sequence ATGAAAACTGAACTCAGCCCACGCGCGCAGGCGCTGATCTATTTCATACTCTGCGTGCTGCTTGTCCCCTTCGTCTTTCCGACCTGGTGGATGGTGACGTCGTCTGTCAAACCCGTCAGCCAGATATTTGCCTTTCCGCCTGATATATGGCCGCGCGCCTTCGATTTTTCGTCCTATTCCGACGTTTTCAGAATACAGCCCTTCGCGCTGCAATACTGGAACTCCGCCTATATCGCCGCAATCGTCACCATCGGCACCATGGCAGTGGCATCGATGGCCGGATATGCCTTTGCGCGCATCAGGTTCCCCTTCGCCAACGCCATCTTCATGGTGGTGCTGGTGGGGCTGCTGATCCCATCCGAAGTGACGCTGGTTCCACTGTTCCGGATGTTTCTCAAATGGGGCATGGTCAACACACACTGGCCGCTCATCCTGGTGCCGATCTTCGGTGCGCCGGCGGTCTTCGCCACCTTCATCATGCGCCAGTTCTTCATCTCCCTGCCCGTGGAACTGGAGGAAGCCGCCCGGGTCGATGGCCTCGGCCGGTTCAAGATATTCTGGACCATCGCGCTGCCGCTTTCCCGTCCGGCGCTGGCCGCCGTTGCGATCTTCACATTTCTCGGCAGCTGGAACCTCTATCTCGAACCCATCGTCTTTCTTTCCAGCCCCGACAGGTTCACCCTGCCCCAGGCACTGACACAATTTACCGACGCCTATGGCGGACCGATGTGGAACATCCAGCTTGCCGCAGCAACGATGACCGCCATCCCCGTACTCATCGTCTTCATCGTTGCGCAGAAACAATTCGTCGAAGGCCTCGCCCATACCGGGCTCAAAGGCTAA
- a CDS encoding ABC transporter substrate-binding protein, translating into MRRSIVKIAMAGFLVTSGLVSPALSQELRMAIWSANEAHLALFNEIADEFEASHPGVKITYDSLAYEGYATTLTTQIAGGNPPDLAWLFDTTAPDFMAAGALYPLTETFANTEGYDMGDFPPATLTAWSHEGVQYLYPFSTSPFGVFVNNDMIRAAGAKTPAEMIAAGEWNWDNAIATAAKVAATGKQGLIIRDFEYKAWENLAEVYTGWNAYPWSKDTKSCAFASPEMVDAMRFIHDAIFVKKAMPGPGVSADFFAGDAAMTTTQISRAALLPKGDKAFDWDLVPLPTGPAGDYAVTGRAGIGVMASGKNPKLAAEFLAFFSSKPNVAKLARFFPPARQSLLTADVLAAANPLLSRKQIEAVVIRGVATGQSTQQVLNFARLQQTVRASLDGLWRPDADVAAVLQALCGRLDPLLAAN; encoded by the coding sequence ATGCGCAGGAGTATAGTGAAAATTGCAATGGCCGGTTTCCTGGTCACGTCCGGGCTGGTTTCACCGGCTTTATCGCAGGAATTGCGGATGGCCATCTGGAGCGCCAACGAAGCCCATCTGGCCCTGTTCAACGAGATCGCCGATGAGTTTGAGGCGAGCCATCCCGGCGTCAAGATCACCTACGATTCGCTTGCCTACGAAGGTTATGCCACAACCTTGACCACCCAGATCGCCGGTGGCAATCCCCCCGATCTGGCCTGGCTTTTCGACACGACCGCGCCCGACTTCATGGCCGCCGGAGCGCTTTATCCCCTCACTGAAACCTTTGCCAACACCGAAGGTTACGACATGGGCGATTTCCCCCCGGCAACACTCACCGCCTGGTCGCATGAAGGGGTGCAATATCTCTATCCATTCTCGACATCGCCCTTCGGCGTTTTCGTCAACAACGACATGATCCGGGCGGCAGGCGCAAAGACGCCCGCCGAGATGATCGCTGCCGGCGAATGGAACTGGGACAATGCCATTGCGACGGCCGCGAAAGTCGCAGCCACCGGCAAACAGGGATTGATCATTCGTGATTTTGAATACAAGGCCTGGGAGAACCTTGCCGAAGTCTATACCGGCTGGAATGCCTATCCCTGGTCCAAAGACACCAAGTCCTGTGCTTTTGCCAGCCCGGAGATGGTTGATGCCATGCGCTTCATCCACGATGCGATCTTCGTGAAGAAAGCCATGCCGGGGCCTGGTGTTTCGGCCGATTTCTTTGCCGGGGATGCGGCGATGACGACCACCCAGATCAGCCGCGCAGCGCTGCTGCCGAAAGGCGACAAGGCCTTCGACTGGGATCTCGTGCCTTTGCCCACAGGGCCTGCAGGTGACTATGCCGTTACAGGTCGGGCGGGCATTGGCGTCATGGCCAGCGGCAAAAATCCCAAGCTCGCGGCGGAATTCCTGGCATTTTTCTCCTCCAAGCCTAATGTAGCCAAGCTCGCGCGGTTTTTCCCGCCGGCGCGGCAGAGCCTGCTCACCGCCGATGTGCTCGCGGCCGCCAACCCATTGCTGTCGCGCAAACAGATAGAGGCCGTAGTCATTCGTGGCGTCGCCACCGGTCAGTCGACGCAGCAGGTTCTCAATTTTGCCCGGCTGCAACAAACCGTTCGTGCCAGCCTGGACGGTCTCTGGCGTCCCGATGCCGACGTTGCGGCTGTCCTGCAAGCGCTTTGCGGCCGTCTCGACCCATTGCTGGCGGCCAATTGA
- a CDS encoding NmrA/HSCARG family protein has protein sequence MTNSKHPILVFGATGKQGGSVAKALLKAGWPVRALVLDSTKAESLQLRNAGVELVQGSFEETNVIRTAMKDAYGVFSVLPANLAAEDEVRHGISIADIAAETGINHFVYSSGASVGNELTGVPRFDAKPHIEAHIRQLDMTTTIIRPMIFMEMLVRPGFGLDEGRLVSLIRPDHSIQLTAVEDIGRFVAAVFADKSRFGGATLKIASDRLTGGELEVAFSEAAGRSITYERFPDDVLAANADLAHMAKSLVDGPLAELVDLKVMREINPDLLPFRSWLAGNGRKLLDAALQPSA, from the coding sequence ATGACCAATAGCAAGCACCCCATTCTGGTTTTCGGCGCAACCGGAAAACAGGGAGGATCAGTCGCCAAAGCCCTGTTGAAAGCGGGATGGCCCGTTCGCGCGCTCGTTCTGGATTCCACCAAAGCTGAATCCCTCCAGTTGAGGAATGCAGGTGTCGAGCTTGTGCAGGGTTCATTTGAAGAGACAAATGTAATCCGCACCGCGATGAAAGACGCTTACGGTGTCTTTAGCGTACTGCCAGCCAACCTGGCCGCCGAAGACGAAGTCCGTCATGGTATATCGATTGCGGATATCGCTGCCGAAACCGGCATCAACCATTTTGTTTATTCGTCTGGCGCCAGCGTGGGGAATGAACTGACAGGCGTTCCGCGTTTCGACGCCAAGCCTCATATCGAAGCCCATATTCGACAGCTGGACATGACTACGACCATCATCCGGCCGATGATTTTCATGGAAATGCTGGTGCGACCTGGCTTCGGTCTGGATGAGGGCCGGCTGGTGTCCCTGATCCGACCCGACCATTCCATTCAGCTTACCGCCGTGGAAGACATCGGCAGGTTTGTCGCTGCCGTATTTGCCGACAAGTCACGCTTTGGCGGTGCAACACTTAAGATCGCGAGCGATCGACTGACCGGAGGTGAACTTGAGGTCGCTTTCAGCGAAGCAGCCGGTCGCTCAATAACCTATGAACGGTTTCCGGACGATGTTCTCGCTGCAAACGCTGATCTCGCGCATATGGCAAAGAGCCTGGTAGACGGGCCGCTCGCCGAGCTCGTCGATCTGAAAGTCATGCGCGAAATTAACCCCGACCTTCTCCCTTTCAGGTCCTGGCTCGCTGGCAATGGGCGCAAGCTGCTCGATGCAGCCTTACAACCATCGGCCTAG
- a CDS encoding carboxymuconolactone decarboxylase family protein, translating to MQDWNAYRETLLARVGEFAKHSPDVLRGLNMVEGSGAKTKHLEPKIHELIALAVAVTTRCDGCISVHAKKAVELGAVKGEIAEALGVAIALNAGAALTYSARVLDAVDALPSD from the coding sequence ATGCAGGATTGGAATGCCTACCGTGAGACGCTGTTGGCGCGGGTAGGAGAATTCGCGAAGCACAGCCCCGATGTGTTGCGTGGGCTCAACATGGTCGAAGGCAGCGGGGCCAAAACAAAACACCTTGAGCCGAAAATACACGAGCTGATCGCCCTCGCTGTCGCGGTTACGACCCGTTGCGACGGCTGCATCTCCGTCCACGCCAAGAAGGCAGTCGAACTCGGAGCAGTGAAGGGTGAAATCGCTGAAGCTCTGGGTGTTGCCATAGCGCTCAACGCTGGAGCAGCACTCACGTATTCGGCACGCGTACTTGACGCTGTCGATGCCCTCCCATCGGACTAA
- a CDS encoding MacB family efflux pump subunit, translated as MTEPLIRVRGVSRAFPAGDEMVWVLKDVDLDIEAGEMMAIIGASGSGKSTLMNILGCLDRPTTGSYWIEGRETSKMSVDELAALRRERFGFIFQRYHLLGDLSAASNVEVPAIYAGRSRSDRHKRAISLLTRLGLAERTGNIPGKLSGGQQQRVSIARALMNGGEIILADEPTGALDTHSGAEVMKILRELHAEGHTIILVTHDKKIAEHADRVVEISDGVIISDERNISKSAATARPIREHAPDAGWRGAIDRMTEAFRMAGAAIWAHKMRSLLTMLGIIIGIASVAAISALGAGSQQQILSSISSLGTNTIEVRAGKGFGDLEAGKIRTLVPADAEALVNQPYVDSVTPTVTTSVTVKRAAVAVNASVTGVGADFFRVRGLELAHGQLFDAQDVTAYSQNVVIDANAARDLFPDRVNPVGQVILLGTMPARVVGVTKRENSFGPAVDTLTVYAPYTTVMGRMLGRPNVDGITVRIRDDVDPGNVEAAVSRLLERRHGAKDFFLTNSATIRETIETTTQTLTLLISSVAVISLIVGGIGVMNIMLVSVTERTKEIGVRVAVGARRSDILSQFLIEAVMVCLVGGFMGVMLALGISALFNLLSPDFKMIFSSGSIMVAFTCSTLIGIVFGFLPARNAAKLDPIEALARD; from the coding sequence ATGACGGAACCACTGATCCGCGTACGTGGGGTATCCCGCGCTTTCCCCGCAGGCGACGAGATGGTGTGGGTGCTGAAAGACGTCGACCTCGACATTGAGGCCGGCGAGATGATGGCCATCATCGGCGCCTCGGGCTCCGGCAAGTCGACCCTCATGAACATCCTTGGCTGCCTCGATCGTCCAACGACTGGCAGCTACTGGATCGAAGGGCGCGAGACGTCTAAGATGTCCGTGGACGAACTGGCGGCGCTACGCCGTGAGCGGTTTGGTTTCATCTTCCAGCGCTATCATCTGCTTGGCGATCTCAGCGCGGCCAGTAACGTCGAGGTTCCGGCCATCTATGCCGGGCGCAGCCGATCCGACCGGCACAAGCGAGCGATCTCATTGTTGACCCGGCTGGGCCTCGCCGAGCGGACGGGCAATATTCCGGGCAAGCTTTCGGGCGGCCAGCAGCAGCGGGTGTCGATCGCCCGCGCCCTCATGAATGGCGGCGAGATAATTCTGGCCGACGAACCCACCGGAGCGCTGGATACGCACAGCGGCGCCGAAGTTATGAAGATCCTGCGCGAGCTTCACGCCGAAGGGCACACCATCATCCTCGTCACTCACGACAAGAAGATCGCCGAACACGCGGATCGGGTCGTAGAGATCAGCGACGGCGTTATCATTTCCGACGAGCGCAATATATCCAAGTCCGCCGCGACGGCTCGTCCCATCCGCGAACACGCGCCGGACGCTGGCTGGCGTGGCGCAATTGATCGGATGACCGAAGCCTTTCGTATGGCTGGCGCGGCAATCTGGGCGCACAAGATGCGCTCGCTTCTGACCATGCTCGGCATCATCATCGGTATCGCCTCGGTGGCGGCTATTTCGGCGCTGGGAGCCGGCTCGCAGCAACAAATCCTGAGCAGTATCAGTTCGCTCGGCACCAACACGATCGAGGTGCGGGCCGGGAAAGGCTTCGGCGATCTGGAAGCGGGCAAGATACGGACCCTGGTTCCCGCCGATGCCGAAGCGCTGGTGAACCAGCCCTATGTCGACAGCGTGACACCAACCGTCACGACGAGCGTAACTGTCAAGCGCGCCGCCGTGGCCGTCAATGCGTCAGTCACCGGAGTTGGCGCGGACTTCTTTCGTGTACGGGGGCTTGAGCTGGCGCATGGACAACTGTTCGATGCCCAGGACGTTACCGCCTACAGCCAGAATGTGGTGATCGATGCAAACGCCGCGCGAGACCTGTTTCCAGACCGGGTAAACCCGGTGGGGCAGGTCATCCTTCTGGGCACAATGCCGGCGAGGGTTGTGGGTGTGACGAAACGGGAAAACTCCTTCGGCCCGGCGGTTGATACATTGACCGTTTATGCGCCTTACACAACCGTCATGGGCCGCATGCTGGGTCGTCCGAACGTCGACGGCATAACGGTCCGTATCAGAGACGATGTCGATCCGGGCAATGTCGAAGCGGCAGTTTCGCGCCTTCTCGAGCGTCGGCACGGCGCGAAAGACTTCTTCCTCACCAACTCGGCGACCATTCGCGAGACTATCGAGACCACCACGCAAACCCTGACGCTGCTGATTTCGTCAGTCGCCGTGATCTCGCTGATTGTCGGCGGCATCGGCGTGATGAATATCATGCTGGTATCGGTGACCGAACGCACCAAGGAGATCGGGGTTCGTGTGGCCGTCGGCGCTCGCCGCAGCGACATCCTCTCCCAGTTCCTGATCGAGGCCGTCATGGTCTGCCTTGTCGGCGGCTTCATGGGAGTGATGCTCGCCCTCGGGATCAGCGCTCTTTTCAATTTGCTGAGCCCCGACTTCAAAATGATCTTCTCTTCGGGCTCCATCATGGTGGCCTTCACCTGCTCAACCCTGATCGGAATCGTCTTCGGTTTCCTTCCCGCCCGAAATGCGGCAAAGCTGGACCCGATCGAGGCCCTGGCGCGTGACTGA
- a CDS encoding SecDF P1 head subdomain-containing protein yields MQIRTNVTRRNIGLVPPLFLAAGLIFQVTMAVSPAQAAESVTVPPYEPAVGTERHYRVQKTTETDMSLWFDRPEASSAVMRGDFRQSATVLSQNDEGMRMKWRLSADIPPDATGAADSYAMNAMFRNSLAAYGVEELEFDADPSGAPTALVGADQIIANMEMLLSTSSSDNTASRMLQAVKGNPLVVIDVLAPESMILALGQSSEAFTTDIGKEWTVAGSEELKGMLVPTSTVWKLEAADKARQTATFSAKVTYDPAALLQSQQSSIDGMIASFADRAKQLTDAQLAQARSAGKSRTVTYVNSTHDGSTIEVLENTVANVGGMKVTVAVHIWREDQPPVLPAPRAWTAETLSGQRVEPLPENNTKASINLDQYRPKPEADTASSPDQNEGGKTSADGGGDIAPISLKVAKVKTSVDPAAGPAVEIALTPESAKAFEDFTRVALGHKTQLLVDGEVIFEPVVREPIIGGSVTINGLDSSQAKVIERHLSSSEATIIVRLAP; encoded by the coding sequence ATGCAAATTCGCACGAACGTAACGCGCCGTAATATCGGTCTGGTCCCTCCCCTCTTTCTCGCTGCCGGGCTGATATTCCAGGTAACGATGGCAGTCAGCCCGGCCCAGGCGGCGGAGAGCGTGACCGTTCCACCTTACGAACCTGCGGTTGGGACTGAGCGTCATTATCGCGTTCAAAAGACGACCGAGACCGACATGTCGCTTTGGTTCGACAGGCCGGAAGCATCGTCCGCCGTCATGCGGGGCGATTTCCGTCAATCGGCAACGGTCCTGTCGCAGAACGACGAGGGGATGCGGATGAAGTGGAGGCTTTCGGCGGACATTCCCCCGGACGCAACGGGCGCTGCGGATTCCTATGCGATGAACGCCATGTTTCGCAATTCGCTCGCCGCTTATGGCGTCGAGGAGCTGGAATTCGACGCGGATCCGAGCGGTGCCCCGACGGCGCTTGTCGGCGCCGATCAGATCATAGCCAATATGGAAATGCTTCTGTCCACGTCCTCGTCTGATAACACGGCTTCCCGCATGCTCCAGGCGGTTAAAGGTAATCCCCTAGTCGTTATCGACGTGCTTGCGCCGGAAAGCATGATCCTTGCGCTTGGGCAATCCTCCGAAGCTTTCACGACCGATATCGGGAAGGAATGGACGGTTGCGGGAAGCGAAGAACTGAAGGGGATGCTCGTTCCGACAAGTACCGTCTGGAAACTCGAAGCCGCCGACAAGGCCCGGCAAACAGCCACCTTCAGCGCGAAGGTAACCTACGATCCGGCTGCCCTGCTGCAATCCCAGCAATCTTCGATCGATGGCATGATCGCGAGCTTCGCAGACCGGGCCAAACAACTGACCGATGCGCAACTGGCGCAGGCCAGAAGCGCCGGCAAATCGCGGACTGTGACCTATGTGAATTCAACACACGACGGCTCGACAATCGAAGTGCTGGAAAACACGGTCGCAAATGTTGGCGGCATGAAGGTTACCGTGGCCGTGCATATCTGGCGAGAGGATCAGCCACCGGTCTTGCCCGCGCCGCGTGCCTGGACTGCCGAGACCCTGTCTGGCCAACGGGTTGAGCCGTTACCCGAAAACAATACGAAGGCTTCAATCAATCTGGACCAGTACCGCCCGAAGCCCGAAGCCGATACCGCTTCCTCTCCCGACCAGAATGAGGGTGGCAAAACCTCTGCCGACGGCGGCGGGGACATTGCACCGATTTCGCTCAAGGTCGCCAAGGTGAAAACTTCGGTCGATCCTGCTGCAGGACCTGCGGTGGAAATTGCGTTGACACCGGAAAGCGCCAAGGCCTTCGAGGATTTCACGCGCGTAGCTCTCGGGCACAAGACCCAGTTGCTGGTTGATGGAGAAGTCATTTTCGAGCCGGTGGTGAGAGAGCCAATTATCGGCGGCAGCGTTACCATCAATGGTCTTGATTCATCGCAAGCCAAGGTGATTGAGCGGCACTTGTCATCCTCTGAGGCGACGATCATTGTGCGGTTGGCGCCGTGA
- a CDS encoding efflux RND transporter periplasmic adaptor subunit — MTRHITRKRFILAAATLVGLLVVWLLFLRPPTKPELVTTQARTGDIEEVVLATGVLEPLELVRVGAQASGRVERLAVKIGDVVEAGQLVAQIDSQTRRNTLRDREAALANIRAVHAARSAGLVKAEKDFERERDLLAGGSTPRAQYDAAVATRDSARAEVQSLDAQVAQAQVGLESAGIELDYTRITAPIAGTVVAIVTDEGQTVNALQTAPTIVMIARLDTMTVRADISEADVVRVRRGLPVWFSILGDPTRRFDGELRQVEPAPASIANESNAAASRIGSTNGAVYYTGLIDVANADGVLRPSMTAQVSIVLSRVSGAVLVPLSAVEGAPRAGDTARVRVRDTMGEVQIRQVQVGIDNGADIQILSGLQAGETIVLGASTDERTDGQAQLAAAKR; from the coding sequence ATGACACGACACATTACCCGCAAGCGTTTCATCCTGGCGGCGGCAACCCTTGTCGGTCTGCTGGTCGTCTGGCTCTTGTTTCTGCGTCCACCGACGAAGCCTGAACTGGTGACCACGCAGGCGCGAACGGGTGACATTGAAGAGGTCGTACTGGCGACCGGGGTTCTCGAACCGCTCGAGCTGGTGCGCGTCGGCGCCCAGGCCTCGGGTCGCGTTGAGCGTCTGGCGGTCAAGATCGGTGACGTCGTCGAGGCTGGCCAATTGGTGGCCCAGATCGATTCCCAGACCCGGCGCAACACGTTGCGGGACCGCGAGGCCGCCTTGGCCAATATCCGCGCCGTCCACGCCGCGCGCAGCGCCGGTCTGGTGAAAGCCGAGAAGGATTTCGAGCGCGAGCGTGACCTGCTGGCAGGTGGTTCGACGCCGCGCGCCCAGTATGACGCCGCGGTTGCCACGCGAGACAGCGCGCGGGCTGAGGTTCAGTCGCTGGACGCTCAGGTCGCCCAAGCGCAGGTCGGGCTGGAGTCCGCAGGCATAGAGCTGGACTATACCCGCATCACTGCCCCGATCGCCGGCACGGTGGTAGCGATCGTCACTGACGAAGGTCAAACCGTGAATGCCCTGCAGACCGCGCCGACCATCGTCATGATCGCGCGATTGGACACAATGACGGTGCGCGCGGATATCTCCGAGGCTGACGTCGTGCGTGTACGGCGGGGCCTACCGGTCTGGTTCAGCATTCTTGGCGATCCGACGCGCCGTTTCGATGGGGAGTTGCGACAGGTGGAACCGGCTCCCGCCTCCATCGCCAACGAGAGCAACGCCGCCGCGAGCCGTATTGGCTCGACCAACGGCGCGGTCTATTACACTGGGCTGATCGACGTCGCGAACGCGGACGGGGTCCTGCGGCCCTCCATGACGGCGCAGGTGTCCATCGTTCTCAGCCGCGTCAGCGGCGCCGTGCTGGTTCCGCTCAGCGCAGTGGAAGGCGCGCCACGGGCCGGCGATACGGCGCGTGTCCGCGTACGCGACACAATGGGCGAGGTCCAGATCCGGCAGGTCCAGGTCGGCATCGACAACGGCGCGGACATCCAGATCCTTAGCGGTCTTCAGGCAGGCGAGACCATCGTCCTGGGAGCATCCACAGACGAACGCACGGATGGCCAGGCTCAACTGGCCGCGGCGAAGCGGTAG
- a CDS encoding carbohydrate ABC transporter permease yields the protein MTLALQTAQTQARRGFWTMARRDAATGYLFIAPQLIGIVVFVLVPLVLVFWYSLHEWNVLAGSFRFTGLANYQKLLSDPAIGEVMAVTAVFSGGLALLNMSLALGLALLLNQKLAFMTVFRTLFFSPVVVSLVAWTIVWSFLLQNNGGINGLLQMIGVEGPNWLRHPTTAMISVIVVQALKNLGLNMILFLAALQGVPRELFEAARVDGVPRFKQFYRITLPMISPTILLASIVTIVGALQVFAQIMILTQGGPGFSTTVLVYYLYQQAFQFYLFGYGSTLSIILLVIVGALTFIQWHLRRKFVFYEN from the coding sequence ATGACGCTTGCCCTCCAGACGGCGCAAACACAGGCCCGGCGCGGCTTCTGGACCATGGCGCGGCGGGACGCCGCCACCGGTTATCTGTTCATAGCGCCGCAACTCATCGGCATCGTTGTCTTCGTGCTCGTTCCGCTGGTGCTGGTCTTCTGGTATTCGCTGCATGAGTGGAACGTGCTGGCGGGATCTTTCCGGTTCACCGGCCTTGCCAATTACCAGAAGCTGCTCAGCGACCCGGCCATAGGCGAGGTGATGGCCGTGACCGCCGTGTTCTCGGGCGGGCTAGCGCTCCTCAATATGAGCCTGGCGCTGGGACTTGCATTGCTGTTGAACCAGAAGCTGGCCTTCATGACCGTGTTCCGCACGCTGTTCTTTTCGCCAGTGGTAGTGTCGCTGGTCGCCTGGACAATCGTCTGGAGCTTTTTGCTGCAGAATAATGGCGGCATCAACGGCCTCCTGCAAATGATCGGCGTCGAGGGTCCCAACTGGCTGCGCCACCCCACAACGGCGATGATCTCGGTCATCGTCGTGCAGGCGCTCAAGAATCTCGGCCTCAACATGATCCTGTTTCTCGCAGCACTGCAGGGCGTGCCGCGGGAACTGTTCGAAGCCGCGCGCGTCGACGGTGTGCCGCGCTTCAAGCAGTTCTATCGCATCACCCTGCCGATGATCAGCCCGACGATCCTGCTTGCCTCCATCGTCACGATCGTCGGCGCGTTGCAGGTCTTTGCGCAGATCATGATCCTCACTCAGGGCGGGCCGGGTTTTTCCACGACGGTTCTCGTTTATTACCTCTATCAGCAGGCCTTCCAGTTCTACCTCTTCGGTTACGGTTCGACACTCTCCATCATCCTGCTGGTCATTGTCGGCGCTCTCACCTTCATCCAATGGCACTTGCGCAGAAAGTTCGTATTCTATGAAAACTGA
- a CDS encoding winged helix-turn-helix transcriptional regulator: MKPLDEQTDVSTQYGSENDRQFRPIPSNGVCSLLSDKWTVPVLWRLSLAEDHRLRFSALRKEVREITQRMLTLTLRNLERDGFVTRHYFPEVPPRVEYELTDIGHGALHALEGFNFWIHDNLEAIKARRRAYDDQKEL, translated from the coding sequence ATGAAACCCTTGGATGAACAGACCGATGTCAGTACACAGTACGGGTCAGAAAATGACAGGCAATTCAGGCCCATTCCGTCAAATGGGGTCTGCAGCCTGCTGAGTGACAAGTGGACCGTGCCGGTTCTCTGGCGTCTTTCGCTCGCCGAGGATCATCGGCTCCGCTTTTCAGCCTTGAGAAAAGAGGTCCGTGAAATCACCCAGCGCATGCTGACGCTCACGTTGCGCAATCTCGAGCGTGACGGCTTCGTTACACGTCACTATTTCCCTGAAGTGCCGCCACGTGTTGAGTATGAGCTGACGGATATAGGCCACGGAGCCTTGCACGCCCTTGAGGGGTTCAACTTCTGGATCCACGACAATCTGGAAGCCATCAAGGCGCGACGACGCGCTTACGACGACCAGAAGGAGCTGTAA